A stretch of the Flavobacterium sp. 5 genome encodes the following:
- a CDS encoding low molecular weight protein-tyrosine-phosphatase: MPIKILMVCLGNICRSPLAEGILASKLPIEKFLVDSAGTGSWHVGHSPDKRSISTAQKNGLDICNQRGRQFSRADFDTFDYIFVMDNSNYNDVIHLAQNETQKNKVQLILNSIFPDENVDVPDPYYGVTNGFDMVYQMLDEACEVIAKRLIDKHPQ; this comes from the coding sequence ATGCCTATTAAGATTTTAATGGTTTGTTTGGGCAATATCTGTCGATCTCCTTTGGCAGAAGGCATATTAGCCTCTAAACTTCCTATTGAAAAATTTCTTGTTGATTCAGCAGGAACGGGTTCTTGGCATGTTGGTCATTCTCCAGACAAACGCTCAATATCTACTGCCCAAAAAAATGGTTTAGACATTTGTAATCAAAGGGGGAGACAATTCTCAAGAGCTGATTTTGATACTTTTGATTATATTTTTGTAATGGACAACAGCAATTACAATGATGTAATTCATCTTGCTCAAAACGAAACTCAAAAAAACAAAGTTCAACTGATTTTAAATTCTATATTTCCTGATGAAAATGTGGATGTCCCAGATCCATACTACGGAGTAACGAATGGATTTGACATGGTATACCAAATGTTGGACGAAGCTTGTGAAGTAATTGCTAAAAGACTAATCGATAAACACCCTCAATAA
- the dapB gene encoding 4-hydroxy-tetrahydrodipicolinate reductase, producing the protein MKIALLGYGKMGQVIERIALERGHEIVLKKDEFNTYDGLSTADVAIDFSVPTAAVPNISNCFNANVPVVSGTTGWLEHYDEMIALCKAKNGGFISSSNFSLGVNLFFEFNEYLAKIMAPFDHYKVEMEEIHHDQKLDAPSGTAISLAKGVIENSNYSNWTLDEPKEKEIHIEAVRTGTVPGTHTVTYNSEVDSIEIKHTAHNREGFALGAVIAAEWLAGKQGVFTMKDVLNLNS; encoded by the coding sequence ATGAAAATTGCGCTTTTAGGATACGGAAAAATGGGGCAAGTAATCGAAAGGATTGCTTTAGAAAGAGGACATGAAATTGTTTTAAAGAAAGATGAATTCAATACTTACGACGGACTTTCTACTGCAGATGTTGCTATCGATTTTAGCGTACCAACTGCTGCAGTACCTAATATTTCAAATTGTTTTAATGCCAACGTGCCTGTAGTTTCTGGTACGACGGGATGGTTAGAGCATTATGATGAAATGATTGCCCTTTGTAAAGCAAAAAATGGAGGTTTCATATCTAGTTCTAATTTTAGTCTTGGTGTGAATTTATTCTTTGAATTTAACGAATATCTAGCAAAAATAATGGCTCCATTTGATCATTATAAAGTAGAAATGGAAGAGATACATCACGATCAAAAATTAGATGCTCCAAGTGGAACAGCGATTTCTCTTGCAAAAGGTGTTATTGAAAACAGTAACTATTCTAACTGGACACTTGACGAACCTAAAGAAAAAGAAATTCATATTGAAGCGGTGAGAACTGGAACAGTTCCTGGAACTCATACAGTGACTTACAACTCAGAAGTGGATTCTATAGAAATAAAACACACTGCTCATAATCGTGAAGGTTTTGCATTAGGTGCGGTTATCGCCGCCGAATGGCTGGCTGGAAAACAAGGTGTGTTTACCATGAAAGATGTATTAAATCTTAATTCATAA
- a CDS encoding SAM-dependent methyltransferase, whose product MKPAPLFGKLYLIPTTMGDCDPMDVLPQTIKRCVELIDYYIVENDKTARKSIKLTNPEKKQSELNLFVLNKHTETKEHLDFIKPLLEGKNVGLMSEAGCPGVADPGAVIVKLAHDRNIQVVPLVGPSSILLAMMASGMNGQSFTFHGYLPIEKDEKKASFKNLERISFEKNQSQIFIETPYRNNKLLEDLIQTLHPETHLCIATDITLPTEYIKTKKISAWKKETIDLHKRPTIFIIHKM is encoded by the coding sequence ATGAAACCAGCACCTCTTTTTGGAAAACTATACTTAATTCCAACTACAATGGGCGATTGCGACCCAATGGATGTATTACCACAAACCATAAAAAGATGTGTTGAACTTATCGATTACTATATTGTTGAGAATGATAAAACAGCTCGAAAATCAATTAAACTAACGAATCCCGAGAAAAAACAATCAGAATTAAATCTGTTTGTACTAAACAAACATACCGAAACCAAAGAACATTTGGATTTCATAAAGCCTTTATTAGAAGGAAAAAATGTGGGTCTAATGAGTGAAGCCGGTTGCCCTGGTGTTGCCGATCCTGGTGCTGTAATTGTGAAACTAGCGCATGATCGCAACATTCAAGTTGTCCCTTTAGTTGGCCCTTCTTCCATTTTATTAGCAATGATGGCTTCAGGAATGAACGGACAAAGTTTTACTTTTCATGGTTATCTGCCTATTGAAAAAGACGAAAAAAAAGCTAGTTTTAAAAATTTAGAACGCATTTCTTTCGAAAAAAATCAATCTCAAATTTTTATTGAAACACCTTATCGTAACAATAAATTATTGGAAGATTTAATCCAAACTTTGCATCCTGAAACCCATTTATGTATTGCAACAGACATTACTTTACCAACTGAATATATTAAAACAAAGAAAATTTCGGCTTGGAAAAAAGAGACTATTGATTTACATAAACGTCCGACTATTTTTATCATTCATAAAATGTAA
- a CDS encoding SDR family oxidoreductase, whose protein sequence is MSYTDKMLRDDALQGKVIVVTGGGSGLGKAMTKYFLELGAKVAITSRDLDKLKNTAQELETETGGTCLPLQCDVRHYEEVENMLQEVLKAFGKVDVLLNNAAGNFISPTERLSSNAFDTVIDIVLKGTKNCTLAFGKHWIDTKQTSSTVLNIVTTYAWTGSAYVVPSATAKAGVLAMTRSLAVEWAKYGIRTNAIAPGPFPTKGAWDRLLPGDLAEKFDMAKKVPLKRVGDHQELANLAAYLVSDFSAYVNGEVIVIDGGEWLKGAGQFNLLEAIPEELWDQLEMMIKAKKNR, encoded by the coding sequence ATGAGTTATACCGATAAAATGCTAAGAGACGACGCTTTACAAGGCAAAGTAATAGTAGTTACAGGAGGCGGAAGTGGCTTAGGAAAAGCGATGACCAAGTATTTCTTAGAATTAGGCGCAAAAGTTGCTATTACATCTAGAGATTTAGACAAACTAAAAAATACGGCACAAGAATTAGAAACTGAAACTGGCGGTACGTGTTTGCCTTTACAATGTGATGTTCGCCATTACGAAGAAGTAGAAAACATGTTGCAAGAAGTATTGAAAGCTTTTGGGAAAGTAGATGTATTATTGAATAATGCAGCTGGAAATTTCATTTCACCAACAGAACGTTTGTCTTCTAATGCTTTTGACACTGTAATTGATATTGTTTTAAAAGGAACCAAAAACTGTACTCTTGCTTTTGGAAAACACTGGATAGATACGAAACAAACTTCTTCAACTGTGTTGAATATTGTCACTACTTATGCCTGGACAGGTTCTGCTTATGTCGTTCCAAGTGCTACAGCAAAAGCTGGTGTTCTAGCCATGACACGAAGTCTTGCTGTAGAATGGGCTAAATATGGCATCCGTACCAATGCAATTGCTCCAGGACCATTCCCTACCAAAGGGGCTTGGGATCGATTATTGCCTGGTGACCTTGCCGAAAAATTTGATATGGCTAAAAAAGTCCCTTTAAAAAGAGTTGGTGATCACCAAGAATTAGCCAATTTAGCAGCTTATTTGGTTTCTGACTTTTCTGCGTATGTAAATGGTGAAGTAATAGTTATTGATGGAGGAGAATGGTTAAAAGGTGCTGGACAATTTAATTTATTAGAAGCTATTCCCGAAGAGTTATGGGATCAATTAGAAATGATGATTAAAGCGAAAAAGAATCGTTAG
- the lepB gene encoding signal peptidase I, translated as MTLYLWFVFFLAVQVIHFLGTWKLYESAGRKRWEAAIPVYNAIVLMKIIDRPTWWTILLFIPIINLIMFPVIWVETIRSFGKKTSIDTFLVIATLGFYIFYLNYTQSLTYISDRSSSPDHKGADTISSLLFAIIVATIVHTYFIQPYTIPTSSLEKSLLVGDFLFVSKMNYGARVPMTTVAMPMVHDTIPMTKRKSYLNWPQLPYFRLPALQTIDRTDIVVFNWPADTVYKFRDHSGLRVDKPIDKKSNYVKRCVGIPGDSLSIKDGLVYINGKELILPERAKPQFSYNVVLDGKTPIDFEYLFKDMDITDGAGFLNQQTRDTLFISALTAAGAERLKTVPGITAVNRIISKGVEDGIFPHINKWNRDNFGPIYIPQKGKTVALNLETLPFYKTIITDYEKKNLKVNGNEIQIDGKVASTYTFDQNYYWMMGDNRHNSEDSRYWGYVPENHIVGKPIFIWLSWDTNGKGLNKIRWDRVFTTVSGEGQPQSYFKIFLIALAAFFVGEYFWKKRKAKKEL; from the coding sequence ATGACACTATATCTTTGGTTTGTATTTTTCTTAGCTGTTCAGGTTATTCATTTTCTAGGAACATGGAAACTATACGAGAGTGCTGGTAGAAAACGTTGGGAAGCTGCTATTCCAGTTTACAATGCTATTGTTTTAATGAAAATAATTGATCGCCCAACTTGGTGGACAATTTTACTTTTCATCCCGATTATTAATTTGATTATGTTTCCAGTTATTTGGGTAGAGACCATTCGTAGTTTTGGAAAAAAAACATCTATCGACACTTTCCTTGTAATTGCAACTTTAGGTTTTTATATTTTTTATCTTAATTATACACAATCCTTAACTTACATATCTGATAGAAGCTCAAGCCCTGATCATAAAGGTGCCGATACTATTAGTTCATTACTTTTTGCAATCATTGTTGCTACAATTGTACACACCTACTTCATTCAACCTTACACTATCCCTACTTCTTCATTAGAGAAGTCATTATTGGTTGGAGACTTTCTATTTGTAAGCAAAATGAATTACGGAGCTAGAGTCCCTATGACAACAGTTGCAATGCCAATGGTACATGATACCATCCCAATGACTAAACGAAAATCATATTTAAACTGGCCGCAATTACCTTATTTTAGACTTCCTGCCTTACAAACTATTGACAGAACTGATATTGTTGTTTTTAACTGGCCAGCAGATACCGTATATAAATTCAGAGATCATTCTGGACTTAGAGTAGACAAACCTATTGACAAAAAATCTAACTATGTAAAACGTTGCGTTGGTATTCCAGGTGATAGTTTGTCTATAAAAGACGGATTAGTATATATTAATGGGAAAGAATTGATTCTACCTGAGCGTGCAAAACCGCAGTTTTCATACAATGTTGTTTTAGACGGAAAAACGCCTATTGACTTTGAATATCTTTTCAAAGATATGGATATCACTGACGGTGCTGGTTTCTTAAATCAACAAACAAGAGATACCTTATTCATAAGTGCATTAACTGCTGCCGGCGCAGAGCGATTAAAAACTGTTCCTGGAATAACTGCTGTAAACAGAATTATTTCTAAAGGTGTTGAAGATGGTATTTTTCCTCATATTAACAAATGGAACCGTGACAACTTTGGACCAATTTATATTCCACAAAAAGGAAAAACAGTCGCCTTAAATTTAGAAACATTACCTTTCTACAAAACCATCATTACCGATTACGAGAAAAAAAATCTTAAAGTAAATGGCAATGAAATACAAATTGACGGAAAAGTAGCAAGCACTTATACTTTTGACCAAAATTATTATTGGATGATGGGAGACAATCGTCATAACTCTGAAGATAGTCGTTATTGGGGATATGTTCCTGAAAATCATATCGTAGGAAAACCAATTTTCATTTGGTTGAGTTGGGATACTAATGGAAAAGGGTTAAACAAAATTCGTTGGGATAGAGTTTTTACAACTGTTAGTGGTGAAGGACAACCACAATCTTACTTCAAAATTTTCTTAATTGCGCTTGCAGCCTTTTTTGTTGGAGAGTATTTTTGGAAAAAAAGAAAAGCGAAAAAAGAATTATAA
- a CDS encoding DUF5683 domain-containing protein: MNKIIFIGLLLFLFGNATIFAQAKKDGVLQSKDTLKLVEIDPLTPAKAAFYSAILPGLGQAYNKSYWKIPIVYGAIGTSLYLYVDNKKKYHEYRDAYKSRLSGNPDPKYDYLTDTQLISAQEFYQRNASLSGLFVLGFYVLNIIDANVDAALIQFNVNQSLSVRPEITPDAVTLKSNLGLTLNYRF; this comes from the coding sequence GTGAATAAAATCATATTCATAGGTCTATTGCTTTTTCTTTTTGGAAACGCAACGATTTTTGCACAAGCAAAAAAAGATGGTGTTTTACAATCAAAAGACACTTTGAAATTAGTAGAAATAGACCCTTTGACACCTGCAAAAGCTGCCTTTTATTCAGCAATATTACCTGGACTTGGGCAAGCATATAATAAAAGTTACTGGAAAATTCCAATAGTTTACGGAGCTATTGGAACCAGCTTATATCTTTATGTTGATAACAAAAAGAAATACCACGAATATAGAGATGCCTACAAAAGTCGTCTATCTGGTAATCCCGACCCAAAATACGACTATCTTACTGACACACAATTAATTTCTGCACAAGAATTCTACCAAAGAAATGCTTCTTTATCAGGCCTTTTTGTACTTGGTTTTTATGTACTAAACATTATAGATGCCAATGTTGACGCTGCATTAATACAATTCAACGTCAATCAAAGTCTATCAGTAAGACCAGAAATAACCCCAGATGCTGTAACATTAAAATCAAATTTGGGACTAACACTTAATTATCGTTTTTAG
- the lepB gene encoding signal peptidase I has translation MSVNQWFIFFIIIQVIHFLGTWKLYKIAGRKSWEALIPVYNAIVLMKIIGRPAWWTILLFIPIINLIMFPVIWVETLRSFGKNSSTDTFLGIFTLGFYIYYINYTQKLSYKAERNLTAKDKTSDTISSLLFAIIVATLVHTYIIQPFTIPSSSLEKTLYIGDFLFVSKINFGARVPMTAIALPMVHDSIPFLGIKSYLFNDDITKKETSILNKFQLPYFRLPSFETIKRNEIVVFNQPADTLLDMNNFKPARNYYKPIDKKTNLVKRCVAIPGDSLEIREGNVYINGKPSKLPESAKLQYNFFVNTQGTSMDQGSLIHMYGARDGMKDGNGNFALNTDGDYVLTLTDSEASRIATNPVVKSVKKYLQPKGVDGDVFPHIHSLGWNIDNFGPIYIPKKGATVKLDKNSLPFYKRIIQEYEKNTLQINGDKIIINGKPANSYTFKQDYYWMMGDNRQNSLDARFWGYVPFDHVVGKPVFIWFSWDKDGKGIQKIRWNRVFSFTNENGEPKSYLIHFLIALAAFFIGDYFWKKRKEKKNI, from the coding sequence ATGTCAGTAAACCAATGGTTCATTTTTTTTATAATTATTCAAGTAATCCATTTTTTAGGAACATGGAAATTATATAAAATTGCAGGAAGAAAAAGCTGGGAAGCTTTAATTCCAGTTTACAATGCAATTGTTTTAATGAAGATCATTGGCAGACCTGCCTGGTGGACTATACTACTTTTTATCCCTATCATCAATCTAATAATGTTTCCTGTCATTTGGGTTGAAACATTACGAAGTTTTGGAAAAAATTCAAGTACTGATACTTTTTTAGGTATTTTTACTTTAGGATTTTATATTTATTACATCAATTATACTCAAAAATTAAGCTACAAAGCAGAAAGAAACCTTACAGCAAAGGATAAAACATCCGATACAATTAGTTCATTACTATTTGCGATTATTGTAGCTACTTTGGTTCACACATACATTATACAGCCTTTTACAATTCCATCTTCATCATTAGAAAAAACATTATACATAGGTGATTTTTTATTTGTAAGTAAAATAAATTTTGGTGCAAGAGTTCCTATGACTGCAATTGCGTTACCCATGGTACATGATTCAATTCCTTTTTTAGGTATTAAGTCGTACTTATTCAATGATGACATTACCAAAAAGGAAACTTCAATTTTAAACAAGTTTCAATTACCCTATTTTAGGCTCCCTTCGTTTGAAACGATTAAACGCAACGAAATTGTCGTTTTTAATCAACCGGCAGATACTTTGTTGGACATGAATAATTTTAAACCAGCAAGAAATTATTACAAACCAATTGACAAAAAAACAAATTTAGTAAAACGCTGTGTTGCTATACCTGGAGATTCTTTGGAGATTCGTGAAGGAAATGTTTACATCAATGGAAAACCTTCCAAATTACCAGAAAGTGCAAAACTTCAATATAACTTTTTTGTAAATACTCAAGGAACGAGTATGGATCAGGGCTCTCTAATACATATGTATGGAGCTAGAGATGGCATGAAGGATGGAAATGGAAATTTTGCATTGAATACTGATGGAGATTATGTATTAACATTAACAGATAGTGAAGCAAGCAGAATAGCTACTAATCCAGTAGTTAAAAGTGTCAAAAAGTATTTACAACCAAAAGGAGTAGATGGAGATGTTTTTCCGCATATTCATTCCTTAGGATGGAATATTGACAATTTTGGACCTATTTATATTCCAAAAAAAGGAGCGACAGTTAAACTAGACAAAAACTCACTTCCGTTTTACAAACGTATCATTCAGGAATACGAAAAAAACACATTACAAATTAACGGTGACAAAATTATAATAAACGGAAAACCTGCAAACAGCTACACTTTCAAGCAAGACTACTATTGGATGATGGGAGATAATCGTCAAAACTCTTTAGACGCAAGATTTTGGGGATATGTTCCTTTTGATCATGTAGTAGGTAAGCCAGTATTTATTTGGTTTAGTTGGGATAAAGATGGAAAAGGAATTCAAAAAATAAGATGGAATCGTGTTTTCTCTTTTACAAATGAAAATGGAGAGCCAAAATCTTATCTGATTCATTTCTTAATTGCACTTGCAGCCTTTTTTATTGGCGACTATTTTTGGAAAAAAAGAAAAGAGAAAAAAAATATTTAG
- a CDS encoding ParA family protein encodes MGKIIAIANQKGGVGKTTTSINLAASLGVLEKKVLLIDADPQANATSGLGIDVETVEIGTYQILEHSHTPLEAIVKCSSPNVDVIPAHIDLVAIEIELVDKENREYMLKKALESVKDQYDYILIDCAPSLGLLTLNALTAADSVVIPIQCEYFALEGLGKLLNTIKSIQKIHNPDLDIEGLLLTMFDSRLRLSNQVVEEVQKHFNDMVFETVIQRNVKLSEAPSFGESIINYDATSKGAVNYIHLAQEIIKKNSK; translated from the coding sequence ATGGGCAAAATCATAGCGATTGCGAATCAGAAAGGCGGAGTTGGAAAAACTACAACTTCAATAAACCTAGCTGCTTCACTTGGTGTATTAGAAAAAAAAGTATTACTTATAGATGCTGATCCTCAAGCAAATGCAACATCAGGATTAGGCATTGATGTTGAAACAGTTGAAATAGGAACTTACCAAATTTTGGAACATAGTCATACGCCACTAGAGGCTATTGTTAAATGTTCCTCACCAAATGTAGATGTAATTCCAGCACATATCGATCTTGTTGCGATTGAAATAGAACTAGTCGACAAAGAAAACAGAGAATATATGCTTAAAAAAGCATTAGAAAGTGTAAAAGATCAATACGATTACATCTTAATTGACTGTGCACCATCTCTTGGATTATTAACGTTAAATGCATTAACAGCTGCAGACTCAGTTGTTATTCCAATTCAATGTGAATATTTTGCATTAGAAGGTTTGGGTAAATTATTGAATACCATAAAAAGTATTCAAAAAATTCACAATCCGGATTTAGATATTGAAGGATTATTATTAACCATGTTCGATTCAAGATTGCGTTTGTCTAATCAAGTGGTTGAGGAAGTTCAAAAACATTTTAACGATATGGTTTTTGAAACAGTGATTCAAAGAAATGTAAAATTGAGTGAAGCCCCAAGTTTTGGAGAAAGTATTATCAACTATGATGCTACTAGCAAAGGAGCCGTTAATTACATTCATTTAGCTCAAGAAATTATAAAGAAAAATAGTAAATAG
- a CDS encoding ParB/RepB/Spo0J family partition protein, whose amino-acid sequence MSKAIKKQALGRGLSALLKDPENDIQSVEDKNADKVVGNIIELEIDAIEINPFQPRSNFNEESLRELATSIKELGVIQPITVRKLDFNKYQLISGERRLRASTLIGLTTVPAYIRIANDNESLVMALVENIQRHDLDPIEIALSYQRLIDEIQLTQEQMSERVGKKRSTIANYLRLLKLDPIIQTGIRDGFISMGHGRAIINIEDHDVQTDIYQKIVSQNLSVRETETLVKNYHESLKPKPAMPAKTASFEINDEDVSTFNKYFGTKIDVKVAGNGKGKITIPFHSEEDFNRIIKLIEG is encoded by the coding sequence ATGTCAAAAGCAATAAAAAAACAAGCCTTAGGTAGAGGTTTATCTGCATTATTAAAAGATCCTGAAAACGATATTCAATCGGTAGAAGATAAAAATGCAGATAAAGTTGTAGGGAATATTATAGAGCTTGAAATTGATGCTATAGAAATTAATCCATTTCAGCCCCGAAGTAATTTTAATGAAGAATCTTTGCGTGAACTAGCCACTTCTATCAAGGAATTGGGGGTAATTCAACCTATTACCGTTCGTAAATTAGACTTTAACAAATACCAGTTAATTTCTGGAGAACGTCGTTTGCGTGCATCTACATTAATTGGACTTACTACTGTTCCTGCTTACATACGTATTGCAAACGATAATGAGTCTCTAGTAATGGCTTTGGTTGAAAATATTCAACGTCATGACTTAGATCCAATAGAGATTGCTCTTTCATACCAACGATTAATTGACGAAATTCAATTGACTCAAGAGCAGATGAGCGAAAGAGTTGGTAAAAAACGTTCCACTATTGCCAACTATTTAAGACTTTTAAAACTTGATCCAATTATCCAAACGGGAATTCGTGACGGTTTCATCAGTATGGGTCACGGTCGTGCTATCATCAACATTGAAGATCACGATGTTCAAACCGATATTTATCAAAAAATAGTTAGTCAAAATCTTTCGGTTAGAGAAACAGAAACTTTGGTAAAAAACTACCATGAAAGTTTGAAACCAAAACCTGCGATGCCTGCAAAAACAGCTTCTTTTGAAATTAACGATGAAGATGTGAGTACTTTTAATAAATATTTTGGAACAAAAATAGATGTAAAAGTCGCTGGAAATGGTAAAGGAAAAATCACCATCCCTTTCCATTCTGAAGAAGACTTCAATAGAATTATAAAACTAATAGAAGGGTAG
- a CDS encoding methionine aminotransferase, giving the protein MSKLPNITTSIFTVMSKMATEYNAINLSQGFPNFPVDERLTQIVSKLSSENVHQYTPMAGYPPLMDQIAKLIQSSYNRTIEPETEILVTAGATQAIFTTLLALLKINDEVIILDPSYDCYEAPILLSNAKPIRVALNDDYTPNWNTIANAFSDKTKMIIINNPHNPTGKILNESDLEKLEILLEKHPNVLLLSDEVYEYITFEEKHISTHTRKKLLDRCITVSSFGKSFHVTGWKIGYLVAPEYLMKEIKKVHQFLVFSVNSICQVAVSQYLDLVTIKEISPFYQEKRDYFRSLLKNSRFKLMPCEGTYFQVVSYAGISNENDVDFCKQLITEHGVAAIPISTFYADGKDLKLIRFCFAKDNFTLKEAAKRLCAV; this is encoded by the coding sequence ATGAGCAAACTACCAAATATAACTACGAGCATTTTTACGGTAATGTCCAAAATGGCAACTGAATACAATGCTATTAACCTTTCGCAAGGATTTCCAAATTTTCCTGTTGACGAGCGATTAACTCAAATCGTATCAAAACTTTCTAGTGAAAATGTACATCAATATACACCGATGGCAGGTTATCCACCATTGATGGATCAAATTGCAAAATTAATTCAAAGTTCATACAACAGAACAATCGAACCCGAAACAGAAATCCTTGTTACTGCTGGTGCCACTCAAGCAATATTTACAACATTACTAGCCTTACTAAAAATAAACGACGAGGTAATTATTCTGGACCCAAGTTATGATTGCTATGAAGCTCCAATTCTATTAAGTAATGCAAAACCCATTCGCGTAGCACTCAACGATGACTATACACCAAATTGGAACACTATTGCAAATGCATTTTCGGATAAAACCAAAATGATAATCATTAACAATCCTCACAATCCGACTGGGAAAATCTTAAACGAATCTGATTTAGAAAAACTTGAAATACTTTTGGAAAAACACCCAAACGTACTCTTACTTTCTGACGAAGTCTACGAATACATTACTTTCGAAGAAAAACATATTTCAACTCACACTCGAAAAAAACTACTAGATCGTTGCATAACGGTTTCCTCATTTGGAAAATCATTCCATGTTACTGGTTGGAAAATAGGTTACCTCGTAGCTCCTGAATATTTAATGAAAGAAATCAAAAAAGTGCATCAGTTTCTGGTTTTTAGCGTCAACAGTATTTGTCAAGTAGCCGTTTCTCAATATCTGGATTTAGTGACAATAAAAGAAATTAGCCCGTTCTATCAAGAGAAAAGAGATTACTTTAGATCATTATTAAAAAATAGCCGATTCAAATTGATGCCTTGTGAAGGAACTTATTTTCAAGTAGTATCATATGCAGGTATTTCTAACGAAAATGATGTGGATTTTTGCAAACAACTAATTACAGAGCATGGAGTTGCTGCAATTCCTATATCTACTTTTTATGCTGATGGAAAAGATTTAAAATTAATTCGCTTTTGTTTCGCCAAGGACAATTTCACTTTGAAAGAAGCTGCAAAAAGATTATGTGCTGTTTAA